The following are encoded in a window of Ictalurus punctatus breed USDA103 chromosome 13, Coco_2.0, whole genome shotgun sequence genomic DNA:
- the LOC108274303 gene encoding 5'(3')-deoxyribonucleotidase, mitochondrial isoform X3, whose amino-acid sequence MALELRRRTARLLLHHHHHHRGAGLSLRRNCAGKCPNTRLRVLLDMDGVLADFEGGFLKKYRERYPNEPYISLEERRGFWVSTQYGELRADLCDKAISIWESKNFFMELEPLPGSVEAVKEMAKMKNTDVFICTSPIKHYAHCPYEKYAWVERHLGPDFLEKVILTRDKTIVSGDILVDDKPDILGVEPNPSWEHVLFTACHNKHLPVSTTQRRLLSWADNWRDILEGKC is encoded by the exons ATGGCGCTGGAGCTGCGGAGAAGGACCGCGCGGCTGCTGctgcaccaccaccaccaccaccgagGCGCTGGGTTGTCTCTCCGCAGGAACTGTGCGGGAAAGTGCCCCAACACCAGGCTGCGCGTCTTGCTCGACATGGACGGCGTTCTTGCGGATTTCGAGGGgggatttttaaagaaatatagagagagatacccGAACGAGCCGTACATCAGCCTGGAGGAGCGCAGAGGGTTTTGGGTGTCGACTCAGTACGGAGAGCTGAGAGCAGAcctgtgt GATAAAGCCATCAGCATTTGGGAGTCCAAGAACTTCTTCATGGAGCTCGAACCTCTACCAGGAAGTGTGGAGGCTGTGAAGGAGATGGCCAAGATGAAGAA TACAGATGTCTTCATTTGCACCAGTCCAATTAAACACTATGCCCACTGTCCATACGAAAAG tatgCATGGGTAGAGAGACACCTGGGCCCCGACTTCCTGGAGAAGGTTATTTTGACCAGAGACAAGACAATCGTGAGTGGAGACATCCTCGTTGACGACAAGCCGGACATCCTTG GTGTGGAGCCCAATCCATCCTGGGAACATGTTCTTTTCACTGCCTGCCACAACAAGCACCTGCCTGTCAGCACCACCCAGCGGCGCCTCCTGTCCTGGGCAGACAACTGGAGGGACATCCTGGAGGGCAAGTGCTAG
- the LOC128634444 gene encoding E3 SUMO-protein ligase ZBED1-like, with translation MSRTQLATCVMTYTTGTQPVLGSVRVSSNTASFSYKMSTPDHNTNATERASTSEEKADEIVDKRGKTNSVVWKWFAYLSSDKLQVSERCKMFRRVVPTSSGNTSNLFHHLKQFHPIEYSESQKMRHYKGLSQPVSEISPGPTSPSPAVSKEKPMQQTRIAAFMPQDKQSKRYKDITKAVTNFLTKDMMPFSTVENVGFRKTMSVIDPRYDLPGLKYFSRTAIPTLYGEVRERVQEQLKSRSYFATTADLWSSRTSEPYLSLTVHFIDQDWKLVSLCLQTVYFPEDHTGEAIAAGLTDALASWGLSEERQVCITTDSRTNIIKAAELNRWRRLQCFGHRLNSAIEKVHQDKRVDRAVGVCKKGGGCLLILLEEETGPCSCSGGVSLATAQAHQ, from the exons ATGAGCAGAACACAATTAGCTACGTGCGTGATGACGTACACCACAGGCACGCAGCCAGTGCTCGGCAGTGTTAGGGTAAGCTCCAACACGGCAAGTTTTAGCTATAAAATGAGTACCCCTGACCACAATACAAATGCGACTGAGCGAGCTTCCACAAGTGAAGAGAAAGCAGACGAAATAGTCGATAAGAGAGGAAAGACTAATTCGGTGGTATGGAAGTGGTTTGCCTATCTAAGCTCTGATAAACTTCAGGTTTCAGAGCGCTGCAAAATGTTCCGGAGAGTGGTGCCGACTAGCAGCGGGAACACATCAAATCTGTTCCACCATCTGAAGCAGTTCCACCCGATAGAATATTCTGAGAGTCAGAAGATGAGGCATTATAAAGGTTTAAGccaacctgtctctgaaataTCACCGGGACCCACATCTCCATCACCAGCTGTGTCAAAAGAGAAACCGATGCAGCAAACGCGGATCGCTGCATTCATGCCTCAGGACAAACAGTCTAAACGATATAAAGACATTACTAAGGCTGTCACAAACTTTTTGACTAAGGACATGATGCCGTTTAGTACTGTAGAAAATGTGGGCTTCAGGAAAACGATGTCAGTCATCGACCCCAGATACGACCTCCCTGGCCTGAAATATTTTTCCCGCACAGCTATACCTACACTTTATGGTGAAGTTAGGGAAAGGGTGCAGGAGCAACTGAAGTCAAGGTCATATTTTGCGACCACAGCTGACCTGTGGTCAAGCCGAACCTCGGAACCATACTTGAGCCTGACGGTCCACTTTATTGACCAAGATTGGAAGCTTGTCAGCTTATGCCTCCAGACGGTTTACTTTCCCGAGGATCACACGGGCGAAGCAATTGCAGCCGGACTTACAGACGCGCTAGCCTCCTGGGGACTCAGCGAGGAGCGCCAGGTCTGCATCACCACAGATAGCAGGACCAATATCATTAAAGCCGCTGAGTTGAACAGATGGAGAAGGCTACAATGCTTCGGGCACCGACTGAACTCCGCTATTG AGAAAGTTCACCAAGACAAGCGAGTGGACAGAGCAGTTGGGGTCTGTAAAAAAGGTGGTGGCTGCCTTCTCATACTCCTGGAAGAAGAAACGGGACCTTGCAGCTGCTCAGGAGGAGTATCACTTGCCACAGCACAAGCTCATCAGTGA
- the LOC108274303 gene encoding 5'(3')-deoxyribonucleotidase, mitochondrial isoform X2, whose product MALELRRRTARLLLHHHHHHRGAGLSLRRNCAGKCPNTRLRVLLDMDGVLADFEGGFLKKYRERYPNEPYISLEERRGFWVSTQYGELRADLCDKAISIWESKNFFMELEPLPGSVEAVKEMAKMKNTDVFICTSPIKHYAHCPYEKYAWVERHLGPDFLEKVILTRDKTIVSGDILVDDKPDILGPGQLAIIERNVNSALYQKILRQNVWSSVHKSNRDWIMQQDSDQKHESKS is encoded by the exons ATGGCGCTGGAGCTGCGGAGAAGGACCGCGCGGCTGCTGctgcaccaccaccaccaccaccgagGCGCTGGGTTGTCTCTCCGCAGGAACTGTGCGGGAAAGTGCCCCAACACCAGGCTGCGCGTCTTGCTCGACATGGACGGCGTTCTTGCGGATTTCGAGGGgggatttttaaagaaatatagagagagatacccGAACGAGCCGTACATCAGCCTGGAGGAGCGCAGAGGGTTTTGGGTGTCGACTCAGTACGGAGAGCTGAGAGCAGAcctgtgt GATAAAGCCATCAGCATTTGGGAGTCCAAGAACTTCTTCATGGAGCTCGAACCTCTACCAGGAAGTGTGGAGGCTGTGAAGGAGATGGCCAAGATGAAGAA TACAGATGTCTTCATTTGCACCAGTCCAATTAAACACTATGCCCACTGTCCATACGAAAAG tatgCATGGGTAGAGAGACACCTGGGCCCCGACTTCCTGGAGAAGGTTATTTTGACCAGAGACAAGACAATCGTGAGTGGAGACATCCTCGTTGACGACAAGCCGGACATCCTTG ggcctgggcaacttgcaattaTTGAAAGAAacgtgaattctgctctctaccagaaaatcctaaggcagaatgtctggtcttcagtccataaatcCAACCgcgactggattatgcagcaagactcTGATCAAAAGCATgagagtaagtcctag
- the LOC108274303 gene encoding 5'(3')-deoxyribonucleotidase, mitochondrial isoform X1 gives MALELRRRTARLLLHHHHHHRGAGLSLRRNCAGKCPNTRLRVLLDMDGVLADFEGGFLKKYRERYPNEPYISLEERRGFWVSTQYGELRADLCDKAISIWESKNFFMELEPLPGSVEAVKEMAKMKNTDVFICTSPIKHYAHCPYEKYAWVERHLGPDFLEKVILTRDKTIVSGDILVDDKPDILGPGQLAIIERNVNSALYQKILRQNVWSSVHKSNRDWIMQQDSDQKHESVEPNPSWEHVLFTACHNKHLPVSTTQRRLLSWADNWRDILEGKC, from the exons ATGGCGCTGGAGCTGCGGAGAAGGACCGCGCGGCTGCTGctgcaccaccaccaccaccaccgagGCGCTGGGTTGTCTCTCCGCAGGAACTGTGCGGGAAAGTGCCCCAACACCAGGCTGCGCGTCTTGCTCGACATGGACGGCGTTCTTGCGGATTTCGAGGGgggatttttaaagaaatatagagagagatacccGAACGAGCCGTACATCAGCCTGGAGGAGCGCAGAGGGTTTTGGGTGTCGACTCAGTACGGAGAGCTGAGAGCAGAcctgtgt GATAAAGCCATCAGCATTTGGGAGTCCAAGAACTTCTTCATGGAGCTCGAACCTCTACCAGGAAGTGTGGAGGCTGTGAAGGAGATGGCCAAGATGAAGAA TACAGATGTCTTCATTTGCACCAGTCCAATTAAACACTATGCCCACTGTCCATACGAAAAG tatgCATGGGTAGAGAGACACCTGGGCCCCGACTTCCTGGAGAAGGTTATTTTGACCAGAGACAAGACAATCGTGAGTGGAGACATCCTCGTTGACGACAAGCCGGACATCCTTG ggcctgggcaacttgcaattaTTGAAAGAAacgtgaattctgctctctaccagaaaatcctaaggcagaatgtctggtcttcagtccataaatcCAACCgcgactggattatgcagcaagactcTGATCAAAAGCATgaga GTGTGGAGCCCAATCCATCCTGGGAACATGTTCTTTTCACTGCCTGCCACAACAAGCACCTGCCTGTCAGCACCACCCAGCGGCGCCTCCTGTCCTGGGCAGACAACTGGAGGGACATCCTGGAGGGCAAGTGCTAG